The genomic region ATTAGTTTAGCTTTAATCAATGCTGGGCCAATTAATCCTAGAGGATCGAATATCTGAGAAATTGTCGCCAGAATCGTCCTCTTTGTTGCGTGAGTCGAGTCGAACCTAACATTGACTGCATATTTCAACGTGTCTAATTCGGGGTCCCAAGAAATTCccaacattttcaattgcttaTTATGCGGGAGCGTGAAACTGTCAGAGTTTTCGTTGTCGTTGGACTCTAAAATGTTCCTTAATACTGTTCCACTATTAGATGcccattttcttaatttaaagttggcttgttccattattttgtttagatcTTTGTAGACGTTCAAGGCCTCTTCTTCCGAATTCAAACTAACAAGTAAATCGTCCATATAAAAGGagtgtttcattatttccGATGTCCGAGGGTATGTATTCTCATTTTGCCTCGCCAATTCTACTAGACAGCGAGTGGCTTGAAAGGGTGCACTCGACGTTCCATACGTCACCGTGTTCAGCCGGTAAACGCTAACCGGGTCCCTAGAATTCGCTcgccaaagtattttttgataatctcGCTCGCTgtcttgaatttttatgtatcTACACATCATCTTGATATCTGTGCTCAGCACTATCTTTCGGAGCCGCAGCCGTAGCAGAATTGCATATAATTCGTCTTGGACTACCGGACCTACCATTAAGGTATCGTTCAGTGACACGCCTGAGCTAGTTTTGCAACTTGCATCAAACACGACGCGACATTTTGTGGTAATCGAGTCCTTTACTACTGCTCTGTGAGGTAGAAAATAGCTACTATTCGGCATAGAGTCGTCATTTCCGATTGGCCCTTGTCGCGTCATGTGGCCTAAGGTTTCATATTCGTTCATGAAATCCACATATTGCTTTTTAAGCTCCTCAttcttttctaattttttctctagattttttaatcGACTCAGCGCTATCGATTTCGATTCTCCAAGCTTCAggcttttatcgattttaaagGGGTACTTTACTATGAAACTATTATCCTTATCACGGGTCGTGGTTTGAGTAAAGTACTCTTCGCAATAGGATTCCTCCTTAGACAGGAATTTGGAATGTTCAAATTCTTCAACGTGCCAGAATTTAGTTAACGAatcatttaacattttgttagaTATGTTCGTCGATAGGTTGCAAACTGTTTTCTGATTCCGCGATCCAAACCCTGCTAAGTTTCCTGATATCACCCAGCCTAGAGATGTTTCCTGAAGCACGGGTAACTTCTcccctaattttatttttcccgaGCCCAGTAgatcataaaatatatctaccTCTAACAGAATATCGATATTCTTTGGCTCGTTGAAATATTCGTCTGCTAAATTGATCTGGCCTGGAATCTTAAGCGCTGCTCTAGAGAACTTAAATAAGGGTAGATTTTCGGTAAGCGTtggcaaaaccaaaaatgtcAGATTGGCCTCAAAACTGTTGAATCTAGACTTTATTTTGGCTTGGGTCTGTCTATTAATTTCCGTGACGAGCTGACTGATGCCGTACAGAGGCATGTTGATTCttttgaaacttaaatttaactttctaCAAAGCCTTTCGCTCATTAAGTTTGATTGACTCCCCGAATCAAGTAAGGCGTTGCACCTCTGCCATTCTCCCTTTTCATCGGCGATTAAGATGTTGGCGGTTGACAGCAATACTTGATCTCTCTCTAGGCTGGCTGATGCTAAGGTTAATGAATAATCAACCCAAGGGCGTGCGTCATCCTGGTCCTGGCTGTTTGGTAACCTTGTAGATTGTTCGGATTCCGAGTACTTCCCCTTGTTCATAATTTGTTTGTCTATGGGCAATAATGGAGGTGCACTATTGCCGTCgttttttgagttttgaaCGCCTTCACCTACTTCACGTTTTTCGTAATGAAGCGCCGTATTGTGCTTTTTAGCGCACTTTTTACACCCGCTGGACTTGCATTCTTGATTTCGGTGCCCTACTCGTAGACAATTGCTACACAATTTATGCTTCCGAATTTCGTTGTACTTTTCAGACACCGACAGTTGAGTAAACCGAGGACATTGATAAACAAAATGGTTTTCGTTGCAGATATGACATTCTCTGCCAACCCTTTGCGTTAAAGAATACGAATAATTCTTAGACGAAATCGATCCATTTCCTCTTTCCTGACCTCTGTTCTCGTTCCTGTCTTTATCGGGTCTATGTGACTGAGGTCTCGAGAAACCGCGAGAAGATTCCAATGCGAAGCATTTATCGGTTAAAAAATCGAGTAATTGATTAACCGTGGGTGACTCAGTGTGGCACTGTTTCCGTTCCCAATCATGGTTCGTACGTTCG from Euwallacea similis isolate ESF13 chromosome 28, ESF131.1, whole genome shotgun sequence harbors:
- the LOC136417371 gene encoding uncharacterized protein, which produces MSLRGRKGKTSQNSEKEIHLTDISTKNCEFRELLHKREVLIGNLSYFERYILENKNTNEIFQLKVRLESVEEDFSQFKIVQERLEFLNENEKENRHETQSAYYSLIAEAQQLIDTIKKNQDSKNSQPGHSRPLKELGKLPDLGLPSFFGNYETWFSFKSIFESLVHDRTDLSETEKLLYLKLCCKDDALKIIDSFEITPGNYTVALNLLKKRYENKKAVVNYHVRNILFNLPSAIKDSATNVRKLIDTVQQHKAALEKLKLPVDKWDALLNPIILSKLDERTNHDWERKQCHTESPTVNQLLDFLTDKCFALESSRGFSRPQSHRPDKDRNENRGQERGNGSISSKNYSYSLTQRVGRECHICNENHFVYQCPRFTQLSVSEKYNEIRKHKLCSNCLRVGHRNQECKSSGCKKCAKKHNTALHYEKREVGEGVQNSKNDGNSAPPLLPIDKQIMNKGKYSESEQSTRLPNSQDQDDARPWVDYSLTLASASLERDQVLLSTANILIADEKGEWQRCNALLDSGSQSNLMSERLCRKLNLSFKRINMPLYGISQLVTEINRQTQAKIKSRFNSFEANLTFLVLPTLTENLPLFKFSRAALKIPGQINLADEYFNEPKNIDILLEVDIFYDLLGSGKIKLGEKLPVLQETSLGWVISGNLAGFGSRNQKTVCNLSTNISNKMLNDSLTKFWHVEEFEHSKFLSKEESYCEEYFTQTTTRDKDNSFIVKYPFKIDKSLKLGESKSIALSRLKNLEKKLEKNEELKKQYVDFMNEYETLGHMTRQGPIGNDDSMPNSSYFLPHRAVVKDSITTKCRVVFDASCKTSSGVSLNDTLMVGPVVQDELYAILLRLRLRKIVLSTDIKMMCRYIKIQDSERDYQKILWRANSRDPVSVYRLNTVTYGTSSAPFQATRCLVELARQNENTYPRTSEIMKHSFYMDDLLVSLNSEEEALNVYKDLNKIMEQANFKLRKWASNSGTVLRNILESNDNENSDSFTLPHNKQLKMLGISWDPELDTLKYAVNVRFDSTHATKRTILATISQIFDPLGLIGPALIKAKLIIQELWRLQLDWYQEVPHDLRQRWEEFATQLIYLNECKVARHVILGNAIRIALYGFSDSSEKAYGACIYVGSVDDLGNHGVRLLTAKSRVAPVKKLTLPRLELSAAHLLAKLMHAMKETLDIPISHVKYFTDSSIVLAWIKIEPSNLKTFVANRVAKITELSREEDWAHVPSKDNPADVISRGLSPRELLQCNLWSHGPNFLRGIEAEVKVESNNEIPLNQLPELKAAPSVENTCITHVSIDKPDFNIFNRFSNLFNLRRVLGESCLAYEEMHTLLTKIEACLNSRPLMPISNDANDYLPLIPAHFLIGDSLVNLPQPEVGDVTISRLSRYERLLQLQQQFWNRWSRDYLTNLQTRSRWKKPKDKSIAIGSLVLLAEDNLPPLRWSLARVVQLHEGKDKVVRVVTVRLPNGNTSKRTLSKVCPLPINDD